A single region of the Gopherus evgoodei ecotype Sinaloan lineage chromosome 3, rGopEvg1_v1.p, whole genome shotgun sequence genome encodes:
- the MAD2L1BP gene encoding MAD2L1-binding protein, giving the protein MAPAGSGPRDRKQSGRGWRAPLPSRPALSDFSPLPTADLLQTEPAEAPTVTPELAAGRGGGGSSTAAAAAFHCPQGPAGRAPGCHSVSVVFPGPVTQQGCCHFACELLKHVLYQRHQLPLPYEQLAYFGRRALPRQPQDGDAIKKLPHPPDLGSSRKCQQLLMDLEGVFWHLEAIFNLTLVPRVLILVGGNAMSPKELYEINLEGISVGNAEESLQTPSCVRKLFHSLFLADVFSELQAVPVMGTIVMVQGHRDCGIDWFRPKLNYKVPTRGRKLTINLSCGGNSSTNSSFQQGVTSVWDNYIWFQAPVTVKGFHE; this is encoded by the exons ATGGCTCCGGCGGGGTCAGGCCCGAGGGACCGGAAGCAGAGCGGGC GCGGGTGGcgggctcccctccccagccggCCGGCGCTGAGtgacttctcccctctccccacagctgacCTGCTCCAGACCGAGCCCGCGGAGGCCCCGACGGTGACCCCGGAGCTCGCCGCGGGAcggggcggcggcggcagcagcacggcggcggcggcggcgttTCACTGCCCGCAGGGCCCGGCCGGCCGCGCCCCAGGCTGCCACTCGGTCTCAGTGGTGTTCCCCGGCCCCGTGACCCAACAGGGCTGCTGCCACTTCGCCTGCGAGCTCCTCAAGCACGTGCTGTACCAGCGGCAccagctgcccctgccctacGAGCAGCTCGCCTACTTCGGCAGGAGGGCGCTGCCCCGCCAGCCGCAG GATGGAGATGCAATTAAGAAGTTGCCACATCCCCCAGACCTAGGGAGCAGCAGGAAGTGCCAGCAGTTGCTAATGGACCTGGAGGGAGTGTTCTGGCACTTGGAAGCCATATTCAACCTGACATTGGTCCCTCGGGTCCTTATTCTAGTTGGAGGAAATGCCATGAGCCCCAAGGAGCTCTATGAGATCAACTTGGAGGGCATCTCTGTAGGCAATGCTGAGGAGAGCCTGCAAACACCATCCTGTGTTCGTAAGCTTTTCCACTCACTCTTCCTTGCAGACGTCTTCAGTGAGTTACAGGCTGTTCCTGTCATGGGAACCATTGTCATGGTCCAAGGCCACCGTGACTGTGGCATTGACTGGTTCCGACCCAAGCTCAACTACAAAGTGCCAACACGTGGAAGGAAGTTGACTATCAACTTGTCCTGTGGTGGAAACAGCAGTACAAATTCATCTTTTCAGCAGGGAGTGACCTCTGTGTGGGACAACTACATATGGTTCCAAGCACCAGTGACAGTTAAGGGTTTCCATGAATGA
- the GTPBP2 gene encoding GTP-binding protein 2 isoform X4 — protein sequence MEFACCIVKTSLAEDGNIEYKLKLVNPSQYRFEHLVTQMKWRLQEGRGEAVYQIGVEDNGLLVGLSEEEMRASLKTLRRMAEKVGADITILREREVDYDSDVPRKITEVLVRKVPDNQQFLDLRVAVLGNVDSGKSTLLGVLTQGELDNGRGRARLNLFRHLHEIQSGRTSSISFEILGFNSKGEVVNYSDSRTAEEICESSSKMITFIDLAGHHKYLKTTIFGLTSYCPDFAMLVVSANTGIAGTTREHLGLAMALKVPFFIVVSKVDLCSKATVERTVKQLERILKQPGCNKLPLLVNSDDDAVTAAQQFAQSPNITPIFTLSSVSGENLDLLKVFLNILPPLTNSKEQEELMQQLTEFQVDEIYTVPEVGTVVGGTLSSGICREGESLVVGPTDDGKFLQLKVCSIQRNRSACRVLRAGQAATLALGPFDRSLLRKGMVMVSPEMNPTICSVFEAEIVLLFHATTFRKGFQVTVHVGNVRQTAIVEKIHGKEPAVMTAE from the exons ATGGAGTTTGCCTGCTGCATTGTGAAAACAAGTCTG GCAGAAGATGGGAACATAGAATACAAG CTGAAGCTGGTGAACCCCTCACAGTATCGCTTTGAGCACCTGGTGACACAGATGAAGTGGCGGCTGCAGGAAGGACGGGGTGAGGCTGTCTACCAGATTGGCGTGGAGGACAATGGGCTACTGGTGGGCCTGTCAGAAGAAGAGATGCGTGCCTCCCTCAAGACATTGCGCCGGATGGCTGAAAA GGTTGGAGCTGACATCACCATCCTGCGGGAGCGCGAGGTAGATTATGACAGCGATGTTCCCAGGAAGATAACAGAGGTTCTTGTCCGGAAGGTCCCTGATAACCAGCAG TTCCTAGACCTGCGAGTGGCTGTGCTTGGGAACGTGGATTCAGGGAAGTCGACGCTGCTGGGTGTCTTGACCCAGGGTGAGCTGGATAATGGGCGAGGCAGAGCCCGCCTCAATCTCTTCCGGCACCTCCATGAGATCCAGTCAGGGAGAACATCCAGCAtcagctttgagatccttggcttCAATAGCAAAGGAGAG GTGGTGAACTACAGTGACTCACGGACGGCAGAAGAGATCTGTGAGAGCTCCTCCAAGATGATCACTTTCATTGATCTGGCTGGCCACCACAAGTACTTGAAAACCACCATATTCGGCCTCACCAGCTACTGCCCAGACTTTGCCATGCTGGTGGTGAGCGCCAACACTGGCATCG CAGGTACCACACGGGAGCACCTGGGCCTGGCCATGGCCCTCAAGGTTCCCTTTTTCATTGTCGTCAGCAAAGTGGACTTGTGTTCCAAAGCCACCGTGGAACGGACAGTGAAGCAGTTGGAGCGGATCCTGAAGCAGCCGGGCTGCAACAAGCTGCCCCTGCTTGTGAACTCGGACGATGATGCTGTCACAGCAGCGCAGCAGTTTGCACAGTCTCCCAA CATCACGCCGATCTTCACTCTATCCAGTGTTTCTGGAGAGAACCTGGATCTCTTAAAAGTTTTCCTCAACATCCTTCCTCCTCTGACCAACAGCAAAGAGCAAGAGGAGCTGATGCAGCAACTTACAGAGTTCCAG GTGGATGAAATCTATACTGTGCCTGAAGTGGGGACTGTTGTGGGAGGAACTCTGTCCAG TGGGatctgcagggagggggaaagccTTGTGGTCGGTCCCACTGACGATGGCAAGTTCCTCCAGCTGAAGGTGTGCAGCATCCAGCGGAACCGCTCCGCGTGCCGTGTGCTCCGGGCAGGACAAGCTGCCACATTGGCCCTTGGGCCCTTCGACCGCTCCCTCCTGCGCAAG GGCATGGTGATGGTGAGCCCAGAGATGAACCCCACCATCTGCTCAGTATTTGAAGCCGAGATCGTGCTGCTCTTCCATGCCACGACTTTCCGAAAGGGATTCCAGGTGACTGTGCACGTGGGGAATGTGCGGCAGACGGCCATCGTAGAGAAGATCCATGGAAAG
- the GTPBP2 gene encoding GTP-binding protein 2 isoform X3 has product MKWRLQEGRGEAVYQIGVEDNGLLVGLSEEEMRASLKTLRRMAEKVGADITILREREVDYDSDVPRKITEVLVRKVPDNQQFLDLRVAVLGNVDSGKSTLLGVLTQGELDNGRGRARLNLFRHLHEIQSGRTSSISFEILGFNSKGEVVNYSDSRTAEEICESSSKMITFIDLAGHHKYLKTTIFGLTSYCPDFAMLVVSANTGIAGTTREHLGLAMALKVPFFIVVSKVDLCSKATVERTVKQLERILKQPGCNKLPLLVNSDDDAVTAAQQFAQSPNITPIFTLSSVSGENLDLLKVFLNILPPLTNSKEQEELMQQLTEFQVDEIYTVPEVGTVVGGTLSSGICREGESLVVGPTDDGKFLQLKVCSIQRNRSACRVLRAGQAATLALGPFDRSLLRKGMVMVSPEMNPTICSVFEAEIVLLFHATTFRKGFQVTVHVGNVRQTAIVEKIHGKDKLRTGEKAVVRFRFIKHPEYLKIGAKLLFREGVTKGIGHVTDLQAITTEENSLDESLGPGHLTF; this is encoded by the exons ATGAAGTGGCGGCTGCAGGAAGGACGGGGTGAGGCTGTCTACCAGATTGGCGTGGAGGACAATGGGCTACTGGTGGGCCTGTCAGAAGAAGAGATGCGTGCCTCCCTCAAGACATTGCGCCGGATGGCTGAAAA GGTTGGAGCTGACATCACCATCCTGCGGGAGCGCGAGGTAGATTATGACAGCGATGTTCCCAGGAAGATAACAGAGGTTCTTGTCCGGAAGGTCCCTGATAACCAGCAG TTCCTAGACCTGCGAGTGGCTGTGCTTGGGAACGTGGATTCAGGGAAGTCGACGCTGCTGGGTGTCTTGACCCAGGGTGAGCTGGATAATGGGCGAGGCAGAGCCCGCCTCAATCTCTTCCGGCACCTCCATGAGATCCAGTCAGGGAGAACATCCAGCAtcagctttgagatccttggcttCAATAGCAAAGGAGAG GTGGTGAACTACAGTGACTCACGGACGGCAGAAGAGATCTGTGAGAGCTCCTCCAAGATGATCACTTTCATTGATCTGGCTGGCCACCACAAGTACTTGAAAACCACCATATTCGGCCTCACCAGCTACTGCCCAGACTTTGCCATGCTGGTGGTGAGCGCCAACACTGGCATCG CAGGTACCACACGGGAGCACCTGGGCCTGGCCATGGCCCTCAAGGTTCCCTTTTTCATTGTCGTCAGCAAAGTGGACTTGTGTTCCAAAGCCACCGTGGAACGGACAGTGAAGCAGTTGGAGCGGATCCTGAAGCAGCCGGGCTGCAACAAGCTGCCCCTGCTTGTGAACTCGGACGATGATGCTGTCACAGCAGCGCAGCAGTTTGCACAGTCTCCCAA CATCACGCCGATCTTCACTCTATCCAGTGTTTCTGGAGAGAACCTGGATCTCTTAAAAGTTTTCCTCAACATCCTTCCTCCTCTGACCAACAGCAAAGAGCAAGAGGAGCTGATGCAGCAACTTACAGAGTTCCAG GTGGATGAAATCTATACTGTGCCTGAAGTGGGGACTGTTGTGGGAGGAACTCTGTCCAG TGGGatctgcagggagggggaaagccTTGTGGTCGGTCCCACTGACGATGGCAAGTTCCTCCAGCTGAAGGTGTGCAGCATCCAGCGGAACCGCTCCGCGTGCCGTGTGCTCCGGGCAGGACAAGCTGCCACATTGGCCCTTGGGCCCTTCGACCGCTCCCTCCTGCGCAAG GGCATGGTGATGGTGAGCCCAGAGATGAACCCCACCATCTGCTCAGTATTTGAAGCCGAGATCGTGCTGCTCTTCCATGCCACGACTTTCCGAAAGGGATTCCAGGTGACTGTGCACGTGGGGAATGTGCGGCAGACGGCCATCGTAGAGAAGATCCATGGAAAG gACAAGCTGCGGACAGGGGAGAAGGCTGTTGTTCGTTTCCGGTTCATCAAACATCCCGAATACTTAAAGATTGGCGCCAAGCTGCTGTTCCGTGAAGGAGTCACCAAAGGTATCGGACACGTCACCGACCTCCAAGCTATCACCACTGAAGAGAACAGCCTGGATGAGAGCCTGGGGCCCGGGCATTTGACCTTCTGA
- the GTPBP2 gene encoding GTP-binding protein 2 isoform X2: MEFACCIVKTSLAEDGNIEYKLKLVNPSQYRFEHLVTQMKWRLQEGRGEAVYQIGVEDNGLLVGLSEEEMRASLKTLRRMAEKVGADITILREREVDYDSDVPRKITEVLVRKVPDNQQFLDLRVAVLGNVDSGKSTLLGVLTQGELDNGRGRARLNLFRHLHEIQSGRTSSISFEILGFNSKGEVVNYSDSRTAEEICESSSKMITFIDLAGHHKYLKTTIFGLTSYCPDFAMLVVSANTGIGTTREHLGLAMALKVPFFIVVSKVDLCSKATVERTVKQLERILKQPGCNKLPLLVNSDDDAVTAAQQFAQSPNITPIFTLSSVSGENLDLLKVFLNILPPLTNSKEQEELMQQLTEFQVDEIYTVPEVGTVVGGTLSSGICREGESLVVGPTDDGKFLQLKVCSIQRNRSACRVLRAGQAATLALGPFDRSLLRKGMVMVSPEMNPTICSVFEAEIVLLFHATTFRKGFQVTVHVGNVRQTAIVEKIHGKDKLRTGEKAVVRFRFIKHPEYLKIGAKLLFREGVTKGIGHVTDLQAITTEENSLDESLGPGHLTF, encoded by the exons ATGGAGTTTGCCTGCTGCATTGTGAAAACAAGTCTG GCAGAAGATGGGAACATAGAATACAAG CTGAAGCTGGTGAACCCCTCACAGTATCGCTTTGAGCACCTGGTGACACAGATGAAGTGGCGGCTGCAGGAAGGACGGGGTGAGGCTGTCTACCAGATTGGCGTGGAGGACAATGGGCTACTGGTGGGCCTGTCAGAAGAAGAGATGCGTGCCTCCCTCAAGACATTGCGCCGGATGGCTGAAAA GGTTGGAGCTGACATCACCATCCTGCGGGAGCGCGAGGTAGATTATGACAGCGATGTTCCCAGGAAGATAACAGAGGTTCTTGTCCGGAAGGTCCCTGATAACCAGCAG TTCCTAGACCTGCGAGTGGCTGTGCTTGGGAACGTGGATTCAGGGAAGTCGACGCTGCTGGGTGTCTTGACCCAGGGTGAGCTGGATAATGGGCGAGGCAGAGCCCGCCTCAATCTCTTCCGGCACCTCCATGAGATCCAGTCAGGGAGAACATCCAGCAtcagctttgagatccttggcttCAATAGCAAAGGAGAG GTGGTGAACTACAGTGACTCACGGACGGCAGAAGAGATCTGTGAGAGCTCCTCCAAGATGATCACTTTCATTGATCTGGCTGGCCACCACAAGTACTTGAAAACCACCATATTCGGCCTCACCAGCTACTGCCCAGACTTTGCCATGCTGGTGGTGAGCGCCAACACTGGCATCG GTACCACACGGGAGCACCTGGGCCTGGCCATGGCCCTCAAGGTTCCCTTTTTCATTGTCGTCAGCAAAGTGGACTTGTGTTCCAAAGCCACCGTGGAACGGACAGTGAAGCAGTTGGAGCGGATCCTGAAGCAGCCGGGCTGCAACAAGCTGCCCCTGCTTGTGAACTCGGACGATGATGCTGTCACAGCAGCGCAGCAGTTTGCACAGTCTCCCAA CATCACGCCGATCTTCACTCTATCCAGTGTTTCTGGAGAGAACCTGGATCTCTTAAAAGTTTTCCTCAACATCCTTCCTCCTCTGACCAACAGCAAAGAGCAAGAGGAGCTGATGCAGCAACTTACAGAGTTCCAG GTGGATGAAATCTATACTGTGCCTGAAGTGGGGACTGTTGTGGGAGGAACTCTGTCCAG TGGGatctgcagggagggggaaagccTTGTGGTCGGTCCCACTGACGATGGCAAGTTCCTCCAGCTGAAGGTGTGCAGCATCCAGCGGAACCGCTCCGCGTGCCGTGTGCTCCGGGCAGGACAAGCTGCCACATTGGCCCTTGGGCCCTTCGACCGCTCCCTCCTGCGCAAG GGCATGGTGATGGTGAGCCCAGAGATGAACCCCACCATCTGCTCAGTATTTGAAGCCGAGATCGTGCTGCTCTTCCATGCCACGACTTTCCGAAAGGGATTCCAGGTGACTGTGCACGTGGGGAATGTGCGGCAGACGGCCATCGTAGAGAAGATCCATGGAAAG gACAAGCTGCGGACAGGGGAGAAGGCTGTTGTTCGTTTCCGGTTCATCAAACATCCCGAATACTTAAAGATTGGCGCCAAGCTGCTGTTCCGTGAAGGAGTCACCAAAGGTATCGGACACGTCACCGACCTCCAAGCTATCACCACTGAAGAGAACAGCCTGGATGAGAGCCTGGGGCCCGGGCATTTGACCTTCTGA
- the GTPBP2 gene encoding GTP-binding protein 2 isoform X1, with translation MDSRVSELFGGCCRPGGGGGALRGRGGPGAGGGSKGKKKSGRNRGGKANNPPYLPPEAEDGNIEYKLKLVNPSQYRFEHLVTQMKWRLQEGRGEAVYQIGVEDNGLLVGLSEEEMRASLKTLRRMAEKVGADITILREREVDYDSDVPRKITEVLVRKVPDNQQFLDLRVAVLGNVDSGKSTLLGVLTQGELDNGRGRARLNLFRHLHEIQSGRTSSISFEILGFNSKGEVVNYSDSRTAEEICESSSKMITFIDLAGHHKYLKTTIFGLTSYCPDFAMLVVSANTGIAGTTREHLGLAMALKVPFFIVVSKVDLCSKATVERTVKQLERILKQPGCNKLPLLVNSDDDAVTAAQQFAQSPNITPIFTLSSVSGENLDLLKVFLNILPPLTNSKEQEELMQQLTEFQVDEIYTVPEVGTVVGGTLSSGICREGESLVVGPTDDGKFLQLKVCSIQRNRSACRVLRAGQAATLALGPFDRSLLRKGMVMVSPEMNPTICSVFEAEIVLLFHATTFRKGFQVTVHVGNVRQTAIVEKIHGKDKLRTGEKAVVRFRFIKHPEYLKIGAKLLFREGVTKGIGHVTDLQAITTEENSLDESLGPGHLTF, from the exons ATGGACTCCCGGGTGTCAGAGCTGTTCGGGGGCTGCTGCCggcccggggggggcgggggggcgctgCGCGGCCGCGGGGGGCCGGGGGCCGGCGGGGGCTCCAAGGGGAAGAAGAAAAGCGGGAGGAATCGGGGCGGCAAGGCCAACAACCCGCCCTACCTGCCGCCGGAG GCAGAAGATGGGAACATAGAATACAAG CTGAAGCTGGTGAACCCCTCACAGTATCGCTTTGAGCACCTGGTGACACAGATGAAGTGGCGGCTGCAGGAAGGACGGGGTGAGGCTGTCTACCAGATTGGCGTGGAGGACAATGGGCTACTGGTGGGCCTGTCAGAAGAAGAGATGCGTGCCTCCCTCAAGACATTGCGCCGGATGGCTGAAAA GGTTGGAGCTGACATCACCATCCTGCGGGAGCGCGAGGTAGATTATGACAGCGATGTTCCCAGGAAGATAACAGAGGTTCTTGTCCGGAAGGTCCCTGATAACCAGCAG TTCCTAGACCTGCGAGTGGCTGTGCTTGGGAACGTGGATTCAGGGAAGTCGACGCTGCTGGGTGTCTTGACCCAGGGTGAGCTGGATAATGGGCGAGGCAGAGCCCGCCTCAATCTCTTCCGGCACCTCCATGAGATCCAGTCAGGGAGAACATCCAGCAtcagctttgagatccttggcttCAATAGCAAAGGAGAG GTGGTGAACTACAGTGACTCACGGACGGCAGAAGAGATCTGTGAGAGCTCCTCCAAGATGATCACTTTCATTGATCTGGCTGGCCACCACAAGTACTTGAAAACCACCATATTCGGCCTCACCAGCTACTGCCCAGACTTTGCCATGCTGGTGGTGAGCGCCAACACTGGCATCG CAGGTACCACACGGGAGCACCTGGGCCTGGCCATGGCCCTCAAGGTTCCCTTTTTCATTGTCGTCAGCAAAGTGGACTTGTGTTCCAAAGCCACCGTGGAACGGACAGTGAAGCAGTTGGAGCGGATCCTGAAGCAGCCGGGCTGCAACAAGCTGCCCCTGCTTGTGAACTCGGACGATGATGCTGTCACAGCAGCGCAGCAGTTTGCACAGTCTCCCAA CATCACGCCGATCTTCACTCTATCCAGTGTTTCTGGAGAGAACCTGGATCTCTTAAAAGTTTTCCTCAACATCCTTCCTCCTCTGACCAACAGCAAAGAGCAAGAGGAGCTGATGCAGCAACTTACAGAGTTCCAG GTGGATGAAATCTATACTGTGCCTGAAGTGGGGACTGTTGTGGGAGGAACTCTGTCCAG TGGGatctgcagggagggggaaagccTTGTGGTCGGTCCCACTGACGATGGCAAGTTCCTCCAGCTGAAGGTGTGCAGCATCCAGCGGAACCGCTCCGCGTGCCGTGTGCTCCGGGCAGGACAAGCTGCCACATTGGCCCTTGGGCCCTTCGACCGCTCCCTCCTGCGCAAG GGCATGGTGATGGTGAGCCCAGAGATGAACCCCACCATCTGCTCAGTATTTGAAGCCGAGATCGTGCTGCTCTTCCATGCCACGACTTTCCGAAAGGGATTCCAGGTGACTGTGCACGTGGGGAATGTGCGGCAGACGGCCATCGTAGAGAAGATCCATGGAAAG gACAAGCTGCGGACAGGGGAGAAGGCTGTTGTTCGTTTCCGGTTCATCAAACATCCCGAATACTTAAAGATTGGCGCCAAGCTGCTGTTCCGTGAAGGAGTCACCAAAGGTATCGGACACGTCACCGACCTCCAAGCTATCACCACTGAAGAGAACAGCCTGGATGAGAGCCTGGGGCCCGGGCATTTGACCTTCTGA